In Miscanthus floridulus cultivar M001 chromosome 5, ASM1932011v1, whole genome shotgun sequence, one genomic interval encodes:
- the LOC136454596 gene encoding pectin acetylesterase 3-like, with the protein MWVQCFFPQNIIDGITTPLFLLNAAYDFIQIVLSLVPDRADPSGAWRACKSNRTACSASQMSFLQDFRDQMVASVKGFSSSRGNGLFISSCFAHCQSEQLGTWNTKPGGSPTIQNKGIAKSVGDWYFDRAEVKAIDCRYPCDNTCHHII; encoded by the exons ATGTGGGTGCAGTGCTTCTTCCCACAAAACATAATCGACGGCATTACGACGCCACTGTTCCTGCTAAATGCTGCATACGACTTCATTCAG ATTGTGCTCAGCCTGGTGCCAGACAGAGCTGACCCAAGCGGCGCTTGGCGAGCCTGCAAGTCCAACCGCACGGCCTGCAGTGCATCCCAGATGAGTTTCCTGCAAG ATTTCAGGGACCAGATGGTAGCATCCGTCAAAGGCTTCTCCAGTTCCAGGGGCAACGGGCTCTTCATAAGCTCCTGCTTCGCGCACTGCCAGTCCGAGCAGCTGGGCACCTGGAACACCAAACCAGGTGGCTCCCCAACCATTCAAAACAAG GGGATTGCGAAATCCGTTGGTGACTGGTACTTCGATAGAGCTGAAGTGAAGGCAATCGACTGCCGCTATCCCTGTGACAACACTTGCCACCATATCATATGA